A region from the Lysobacter antibioticus genome encodes:
- the recA gene encoding recombinase RecA, translating into MDENKKRALSAALSQIEKQFGKGSVMRMGDRAVEAAEVIGTGSLMLDIALGIGGLPKGRVVEIYGPESSGKTTLTLQAIAECQKKGGTAAFIDAEHALDPIYAGKLGVNIDDLLVSQPDTGEQALEIADMLVRSAAVDMVVVDSVAALTPKAEIEGEMGDQLPGLQARLMSQALRKLTGNIKRSNTLVIFINQLRMKIGVMMPGQSPEVTTGGNALKFYASVRLDIRRIGAIKKGDEIIGNQTKIKVVKNKLAPPFKQVLTEILYGEGISREGELIDMGVEAKLVEKSGAWYSCGDERIGQGKENARQYLKENPELAARLEATLREKYVPSDAPRDEAVED; encoded by the coding sequence ATGGACGAGAACAAAAAGCGCGCCCTTTCCGCCGCTCTTAGCCAGATCGAGAAGCAGTTCGGCAAGGGTTCGGTGATGCGCATGGGCGACCGCGCCGTCGAAGCCGCCGAAGTCATCGGCACCGGCTCGTTGATGCTCGACATCGCCCTCGGCATCGGTGGCCTGCCCAAGGGCCGTGTCGTCGAAATCTATGGTCCGGAATCCTCGGGCAAGACCACGCTGACCCTGCAGGCCATCGCCGAATGCCAGAAGAAGGGCGGCACCGCGGCCTTCATCGACGCCGAGCACGCGCTCGACCCGATCTACGCCGGCAAGCTCGGCGTCAACATCGACGACCTGCTGGTCTCGCAGCCCGATACCGGCGAGCAGGCGCTCGAAATCGCCGACATGCTGGTGCGTTCGGCCGCGGTGGACATGGTGGTGGTCGACTCGGTCGCCGCGCTGACCCCGAAGGCCGAAATCGAAGGCGAAATGGGCGACCAGCTGCCGGGCCTGCAGGCCCGTCTGATGAGCCAGGCGCTGCGCAAGCTGACCGGCAACATCAAGCGCTCCAACACCCTGGTGATCTTCATCAACCAGCTGCGCATGAAGATCGGCGTGATGATGCCGGGCCAGAGCCCGGAAGTAACCACCGGCGGCAACGCGCTCAAGTTCTACGCCTCGGTGCGTCTGGACATCCGCCGCATCGGCGCGATCAAGAAGGGCGATGAGATCATCGGCAACCAGACCAAGATCAAGGTCGTCAAGAACAAGCTGGCGCCTCCGTTCAAGCAGGTCCTGACCGAAATCCTCTACGGCGAAGGCATCTCGCGCGAAGGCGAACTGATCGACATGGGCGTGGAAGCCAAGCTGGTCGAGAAGTCGGGCGCTTGGTACAGCTGCGGTGACGAACGCATCGGCCAGGGCAAGGAAAACGCCCGCCAGTACCTCAAGGAGAACCCCGAGCTGGCCGCCCGCCTCGAAGCGACCCTGCGCGAGAAGTACGTCCCGAGCGACGCCCCGCGCGATGAAGCCGTCGAGGACTGA
- the lexA gene encoding transcriptional repressor LexA, with protein sequence MSLTDTQQAILAMIAERIDTEGFPPSQTEIAKAFGFKGVRAAQYHLDALETAGAIERMPGRARGIRVLQPPPQAQHELGLVSANEEAIRLPVLGRVAAGAPIGADAGADNYVLLDRNMFFPSPDYLLKVKGDSMRDEGIFDGDLIGVHRTRDARSGQIVVARIDDEITVKLLKIGKDRIRLLPRNPDYAPIEVQPDQDFAIEGLYCGLVRPNR encoded by the coding sequence ATGAGCCTGACCGACACCCAGCAAGCCATCCTCGCGATGATCGCCGAACGCATCGACACCGAGGGTTTCCCGCCGTCGCAGACCGAAATCGCCAAGGCCTTCGGTTTCAAGGGCGTGCGCGCGGCGCAATACCACCTGGATGCGCTCGAGACCGCCGGCGCGATCGAGCGCATGCCGGGCCGGGCGCGCGGCATCCGCGTATTGCAGCCGCCGCCGCAGGCGCAGCACGAATTAGGCCTGGTTTCGGCGAACGAGGAGGCGATCCGCTTGCCGGTGCTGGGCCGCGTCGCCGCCGGGGCGCCGATCGGCGCGGACGCCGGCGCCGACAACTATGTCCTGCTCGACCGCAACATGTTCTTTCCTTCGCCGGACTACCTGCTCAAGGTCAAGGGCGATTCGATGCGCGACGAAGGCATTTTCGACGGCGACCTGATTGGCGTGCACCGCACTCGCGACGCCCGTTCCGGGCAGATCGTGGTCGCGCGCATCGACGACGAAATCACCGTCAAGTTGCTCAAGATCGGCAAGGACCGCATCCGCCTGCTGCCGCGCAACCCCGACTACGCGCCGATCGAGGTCCAGCCCGATCAGGATTTCGCGATCGAGGGCCTGTACTGCGGCCTGGTCCGGCCGAATCGCTGA